A single genomic interval of Natronolimnobius sp. AArcel1 harbors:
- a CDS encoding helix-turn-helix domain-containing protein, producing MDRLAGRLVKRLRDGDPDEPAVVGLEGEDADQFFDALGSETSRAVLQACYEEGRTRSELADDLETSIQNVGYHVDKLESAGLLEAVETRYGENGREVTVYEPSKRAVVVAAGEPGLVERLADALERLFAPVVIVGLLSMVAGVLARGPAPIGMLGSDDAGAAATTTTTTTVSPALVVATTTFLVGLAAVLAADRLGVLERSREPDDRRSGTGRVWCGAQYRLTRLGVFSSLALALGTFLALDLVATGTGQRLAMAGWLVVQLAIPAGVLGAVILAAVNDGLLVSWLAASAPFAGIGGYLLGGSLARSGFDPLLIGISLALIALIGTAIGSSAYLLGRAVATWRGRGPPISTRVALLVLCHPFAMVLIFVGWLRIGG from the coding sequence ATGGACCGACTCGCCGGCCGCCTCGTGAAGCGCCTTCGCGATGGTGATCCTGACGAACCAGCCGTCGTCGGCCTCGAGGGCGAGGACGCAGACCAGTTCTTCGACGCGCTCGGCTCCGAAACCTCCCGAGCCGTGCTGCAGGCGTGCTACGAGGAGGGCCGGACCCGCTCTGAGTTGGCTGACGACCTCGAGACGAGCATCCAGAACGTCGGCTACCACGTCGACAAACTCGAGTCTGCGGGCTTGCTCGAGGCGGTCGAGACGCGCTACGGCGAGAACGGCCGGGAGGTAACGGTGTACGAGCCGTCGAAGCGCGCGGTCGTCGTGGCGGCGGGCGAACCCGGACTCGTCGAACGACTCGCCGACGCACTCGAGCGCCTGTTCGCGCCGGTGGTGATCGTGGGCCTACTCTCGATGGTCGCCGGCGTTCTCGCTCGCGGACCTGCGCCAATTGGGATGCTCGGTAGTGACGATGCTGGGGCCGCTGCGACGACAACGACGACCACGACCGTCTCGCCCGCACTCGTGGTCGCGACGACGACGTTTCTGGTCGGGCTGGCCGCTGTCCTCGCTGCGGATCGACTGGGTGTTCTCGAGCGGTCTCGCGAACCCGACGACCGACGCAGCGGCACTGGGCGAGTGTGGTGTGGCGCTCAGTACCGACTGACGCGACTGGGTGTTTTCTCGAGTCTCGCCCTCGCGCTCGGGACATTTCTCGCACTCGACCTCGTCGCGACTGGCACGGGACAGCGTCTCGCGATGGCGGGCTGGCTGGTGGTTCAACTGGCGATTCCGGCCGGCGTCCTCGGTGCGGTGATACTGGCCGCGGTGAACGATGGCCTTCTCGTCAGTTGGCTGGCTGCGAGTGCGCCGTTCGCTGGCATCGGTGGCTATCTGCTTGGGGGGTCGCTTGCACGCAGTGGCTTCGACCCCCTGCTGATTGGTATTAGCCTCGCCCTGATCGCACTCATTGGAACAGCGATCGGCTCGAGTGCCTATCTGCTCGGACGTGCTGTCGCCACGTGGCGAGGTCGGGGGCCGCCCATCTCGACGCGAGTGGCTCTCCTCGTGTTGTGCCACCCCTTCGCAATGGTGCTGATATTCGTCGGATGGCTCCGAATTGGGGGCTAA